The bacterium sequence GGGCTTGAAGGTGAGCTTCCACACGCCGTCCACGACCTCGTACAGGGGCCAGAAGCAGGTGTCCACCGCCAGAAGGCCGGTCTGGACCGTCTCGTTGGGGGAGATTTTCCAGCCCGGGATGCAGGGCGAGAGGACGTTGATGAAGCAGGGGCCCTCGGTGTAGAAAGCGGTATGGGCCTTTTTCAACAGGTCGTTGGGCTTGGCGGGGATGGCCTGGGCCACGTAGGGCAGGCGGTGGGCGACCAGAATCCCGGTCAGGTCCTTGTTGAACTGGGGCTTGCCGTAGGACACCTTTCCGGCGGGGGCGGTGGTGGTGTTGGCGCCGTGGGGCGTCGAGCCGGACCGCTGGTAGCCGGTGTTCATGTAGCCCTCGTTGTCGTAGCAGACGTACACCATGTTGTGCCCGCGCTCCATGGCTCCCGAGAGGCTTTGCAGGCCGATGTCGTAGGTGCCGCCGTCGCCGCCGAAGGCCAGGAACTTGTAGTTTTGGGGTATCTTGCCCTTCTTCTTCAGGGCGCGGTAGGCGGTCTCGACGCCGGAGCAGGTGGCGCCGGCGTTCTCGAAGGCGTTGTGGATGTAGGAGCACCGCCAGGCAGTGTAGGGGTAGATGGTGGTGGATACCTCCATGCACCCCGTGGCCGCCGTGACGACGACCTCGTCCTCGGGGTCCAGGCTGTGGAGGACCTGGCGCATGAGCATCGTGGCGCCGCAGCCCGCGCACATGCGGTGACCCCCGGAGAGACGCTGCCGCGTCGTGAGGGCTATCTCTTTGAAACTGGGCATATCTCCTCCTCGGGCGCTAGGGCGCCCGTTAAGCCTTGACCGTCGCCGGCTCGTGCTGGCGGACGTTTAAATATCCGTAATCATCCACGCTCTTGCCCCCGAGCAGCCGGGACAGGTCTTCGAAGACCTCCTCGATGTGGTAGGTCTCGATCTGGCGGCCGCCGAGACCGTATATCCGGCTGATGACCGCGGGGCGGGAATCCAACTCGTACAAGGCGCTGCGCAGCTCGTTGTAGATCGGTCCGCCCATGGCGCCGAAGCTCACCGCGCGGTCCATCATCGCCACGCACTTCACGTGGGCCAGGGCTTTGGCGAGCTCCTTGCCGGGGAAGGGGCGGAAGACCCGCAGGTTGATCGCCCCGACCTTCTTGCCCTGTTCGCGGAGTTGGTCCACCACGACGTTGACCGTCCCGCCGGTGGAGTTGAGAACCACGATGGCCATCTCGGCGTTCTCGAGCTTGTAGGTGCGGAAGTAGCCGTCGTCCCGCGAGCCGAACTCCTTGGCGAACTCCCGGGACACGTCGAGGATGACCTTGCGGGCGGCCTCCATGGCGTCTATCTGGCCCCGCTTGTGCTCGAAGTAGTAGTCGTACAGGTCCAGGGGGCCTATGGTCAACGGCAGGGCGGGGTCGAGCAGGGGGTACTGCGGGTGGTACTCGCCGACGAACTTCTTGACCTTCTTGTCGTCGTGGATTAACACGTTCACCAGCCCGTGGCTGGTTATAAAGCCGTCGAAGTTGACCATCACCGGCAAGAGCACGTCGGGGTGCTCGGCGATGCGCATCGCCTGGATGGTGTTCTCGTAAGCCTCCTGGGCGTTCACGCAGAAAAGCTGTATCCAGCCCGAGTCCCGGCACAGCATGGCGTCGGAGTGGTCGCAGTGGATGTTGATCGGTCCGGAGAGGGCGCGGTTGACGACGGGCATCACGATGGGCAGCCGCAGGGAGGCGGCGATGTAGACGATTTCGACCATGAGCGCCAGGCCGTTGGCGCTGGTGGCGGTCATGGTCCGGGCCCCGGCCGCCTCGCTTCCCACGCACGCGCTCATCGCCGAGTGCTCGCTCTCCACCAGAATGAGCTCGGTGGACACGTCGCCGTCGGCGTGGAAGTCGGCGAACTTCTGCATCAGGTTGGTCTGGGGGGTAATCGGGTAGGCGGCCACGACGTCGGGGTCTATCTGCATCATCGCGTAGGCGGCCGCCTGATTCCCCGTCAAGGCAAGCGTCTTGGAAGGCACGGCAAAAACCTCCTCGGGGCGATAACCCCGCTTACTTGCTGGTCTCATTGACCATGGTGATGGCCTTGACCTTGGGGGGGCACACCTCGGCGCAGAGGCCGCAGCCCTTGCAGTGCACCAGGTCGTGTCCGGTCATCTTCTCGGTCTCGGGATCGAAAGTGATGGCCGCGTCGGGGCAAAAAATGAAGCAGCGGAAGCAGTGGGTGCA is a genomic window containing:
- a CDS encoding thiamine pyrophosphate-dependent enzyme: MPSFKEIALTTRQRLSGGHRMCAGCGATMLMRQVLHSLDPEDEVVVTAATGCMEVSTTIYPYTAWRCSYIHNAFENAGATCSGVETAYRALKKKGKIPQNYKFLAFGGDGGTYDIGLQSLSGAMERGHNMVYVCYDNEGYMNTGYQRSGSTPHGANTTTAPAGKVSYGKPQFNKDLTGILVAHRLPYVAQAIPAKPNDLLKKAHTAFYTEGPCFINVLSPCIPGWKISPNETVQTGLLAVDTCFWPLYEVVDGVWKLTFKPKEKKPVVDWLQGQGRFRHLFKPELRQDVIDEIQAEIDRRWHELLVKCGEGA
- the porA gene encoding pyruvate ferredoxin oxidoreductase — translated: MMQIDPDVVAAYPITPQTNLMQKFADFHADGDVSTELILVESEHSAMSACVGSEAAGARTMTATSANGLALMVEIVYIAASLRLPIVMPVVNRALSGPINIHCDHSDAMLCRDSGWIQLFCVNAQEAYENTIQAMRIAEHPDVLLPVMVNFDGFITSHGLVNVLIHDDKKVKKFVGEYHPQYPLLDPALPLTIGPLDLYDYYFEHKRGQIDAMEAARKVILDVSREFAKEFGSRDDGYFRTYKLENAEMAIVVLNSTGGTVNVVVDQLREQGKKVGAINLRVFRPFPGKELAKALAHVKCVAMMDRAVSFGAMGGPIYNELRSALYELDSRPAVISRIYGLGGRQIETYHIEEVFEDLSRLLGGKSVDDYGYLNVRQHEPATVKA